One window of the Runella slithyformis DSM 19594 genome contains the following:
- a CDS encoding anthranilate synthase component I family protein, which produces MTTTDTTFKISTQSRKLLGDMLTPVGVYLKLRDKFPYTVMLESAEYHGMEHGFSVIACDPVASFVLDEDVVTQCFPDGSEESFRLPFRKHAMQTLRNFIQRFDAPKNPHPFINGGLFGHITYDSVEYFEDIEIQEKTPDNAIPQMVYRLYRFVIAFNHFKDEVYLFEHDYGVTRQDANHSKSMGMDLDSLEMIVKAPKMATFRFKAAATEESNVTDEQMAGTIQQCIHHCLRGDVFQIVPSRRFSKKFEGDEFNVYRALRSVNPSPYLFYFDFGNYKVFGSSPEKQIFIKNGQAEIHPIAGTFRRSGDDEKDAELARQLAADPKETAEHVMLVDLARNDLSRSCDVVKVETYKEAQFFSHVIHLVSKVTGKMSAGVNPLQLVADTFPAGTLSGAPKHNAMTIINRLETTNRSIYGGALGHISFSGDFNHCITIRTFLSKNNTLFYQAGMGVVAKSNIASEMQEVHNKLAALRAAIELANEI; this is translated from the coding sequence ATGACAACGACCGATACCACTTTCAAAATCTCGACCCAAAGCCGCAAGTTATTGGGCGATATGCTTACGCCCGTAGGCGTTTACCTCAAGCTCCGCGACAAATTCCCCTATACCGTCATGCTCGAAAGTGCCGAATACCACGGCATGGAGCATGGTTTCAGCGTCATTGCCTGCGACCCGGTCGCCTCTTTTGTACTGGACGAAGACGTGGTGACGCAATGCTTTCCCGATGGTTCGGAAGAATCGTTTCGGTTGCCTTTTCGGAAACACGCCATGCAAACGTTACGGAATTTTATCCAACGTTTTGACGCCCCTAAAAATCCGCATCCATTTATCAACGGAGGCTTATTCGGGCACATTACCTACGATTCGGTAGAGTATTTTGAAGATATTGAAATTCAGGAAAAAACACCGGATAACGCCATTCCGCAAATGGTATACCGCCTTTATCGTTTTGTGATTGCCTTCAATCACTTCAAAGACGAAGTGTATCTGTTTGAACACGATTATGGGGTCACCCGGCAGGACGCCAATCACAGCAAGAGCATGGGCATGGACCTGGACTCACTGGAAATGATCGTCAAAGCTCCCAAAATGGCAACGTTTCGTTTTAAGGCCGCCGCTACCGAAGAAAGCAATGTAACCGATGAGCAAATGGCGGGCACGATTCAGCAATGTATCCATCACTGTCTGCGTGGGGATGTCTTTCAGATCGTGCCTTCGCGTCGATTCAGTAAAAAATTTGAAGGCGACGAGTTCAATGTATACCGCGCCCTACGCTCGGTCAACCCTTCGCCTTACCTTTTTTACTTTGATTTCGGCAATTACAAAGTGTTTGGCTCCTCCCCCGAAAAACAAATTTTCATCAAAAACGGACAGGCCGAAATCCATCCCATCGCCGGCACTTTCCGACGTAGCGGCGACGACGAGAAAGATGCCGAATTGGCCCGTCAACTGGCCGCCGACCCCAAAGAAACCGCCGAGCACGTAATGCTTGTCGACCTGGCACGTAACGATCTGAGCCGGAGCTGTGATGTGGTAAAAGTGGAAACGTACAAAGAAGCACAGTTTTTCTCCCACGTCATTCACTTGGTTTCTAAAGTCACGGGTAAGATGAGCGCGGGGGTGAATCCGCTTCAACTGGTAGCCGATACTTTCCCCGCCGGAACACTTTCCGGCGCACCGAAACACAATGCAATGACGATCATTAATCGTCTCGAAACCACCAATCGAAGCATTTATGGCGGCGCGTTGGGGCACATAAGTTTCAGCGGTGATTTTAACCACTGCATAACCATAAGAACATTTTTGAGTAAAAATAATACGCTATTTTATCAGGCAGGCATGGGCGTGGTGGCGAAATCAAATATTGCTTCAGAGATGCAGGAAGTGCATAATAAGCTGGCGGCCCTCCGGGCAGCAATCGAGCTGGCCAACGAAATATAG
- a CDS encoding outer membrane beta-barrel protein, which produces MNLNLRLLLLLVIVSVGAQAQTVYMKPHLGLRAGLNVSSSTYSPNFIYNLKRQSHPNLGVFYRIRTKKWAFQPEVQLSVRGGTFKGENEIVRNNFNFGSFVPVVGYIITEGLTFELAPEFSYAIGTPKSILPLRKNEFSMGTGLRFDFMDMAEDFSLNVRYIHGFTNMSTSKTESLSNRTLQVSVVYNLYKKK; this is translated from the coding sequence ATGAATTTGAACCTTAGATTACTTCTGCTTTTGGTGATTGTCTCGGTGGGAGCACAGGCACAAACCGTCTATATGAAACCGCATTTGGGATTGCGCGCCGGCTTAAACGTTTCAAGCAGTACCTATTCTCCCAACTTTATTTACAACCTGAAGCGCCAATCGCATCCCAATCTGGGGGTATTTTACCGTATCCGCACCAAAAAATGGGCTTTTCAGCCGGAGGTACAGCTTTCAGTACGCGGCGGTACATTTAAAGGAGAAAACGAAATTGTCCGCAACAATTTCAACTTTGGCAGTTTTGTCCCCGTGGTTGGATACATCATTACCGAAGGCCTGACGTTTGAATTAGCTCCCGAGTTCAGTTATGCTATCGGCACCCCCAAAAGTATCCTTCCGCTTCGTAAAAACGAATTCAGCATGGGTACGGGACTGCGATTTGATTTTATGGATATGGCGGAAGATTTCAGCCTCAATGTGCGTTATATTCATGGATTTACCAATATGTCAACGTCCAAAACCGAATCACTCTCCAACCGAACGTTACAGGTATCGGTAGTGTACAATTTGTACAAAAAGAAATAG
- a CDS encoding YqgE/AlgH family protein, translated as MPPLKPAKGKLLIAEPFLGDPNFERSVVFLCEHNEHGTFGLVFNQTTNLRLNDVLKEPVVNNLPLYLGGPVEQNTLHFLHRLSFIEDAVPVGEDLYWSGDFEQITSLLNVGKITDRDLRFFIGYSGWSAGQLEEELSKNAWIISDTDAGFIFDTPVDQFWRAVLRKMGGEYRVKSHYPTDPRLN; from the coding sequence ATGCCCCCGCTAAAACCCGCCAAAGGAAAGCTGTTGATTGCCGAGCCGTTTTTGGGAGATCCCAATTTTGAACGGAGCGTGGTGTTTTTGTGTGAGCATAACGAACACGGCACCTTTGGATTGGTCTTTAACCAAACAACCAATCTGCGCCTTAACGACGTTCTGAAAGAACCCGTCGTCAACAATTTGCCGCTTTATCTGGGTGGGCCGGTCGAGCAGAATACGCTGCATTTTCTGCACCGTCTGTCGTTTATTGAAGACGCCGTTCCGGTGGGGGAGGATTTGTATTGGAGCGGTGATTTTGAACAAATTACGAGTCTGCTCAACGTAGGCAAAATAACCGACCGGGATTTGCGTTTCTTCATCGGGTACTCGGGTTGGTCAGCGGGACAATTGGAGGAAGAACTCAGCAAAAATGCCTGGATCATCTCCGACACCGATGCCGGATTTATCTTTGATACACCGGTTGACCAATTTTGGAGAGCGGTTTTACGAAAAATGGGGGGTGAATACCGCGTTAAGTCGCATTATCCCACCGACCCACGGTTAAATTAA
- a CDS encoding Dph6-related ATP pyrophosphatase has product MSAALMHWSGGKDSALALYHSLQDKSCDVRYLLTSLNDSFRRISMHGVREELLDQQAQRLGIELLKLRLPETVSMEEYQVRMVEILQPLADAGITTSIFGDIFLEDLRLYRENQLATVGMQGLFPLWKRPSPELLEEFWGLGFQTIVVSVNGNVLDRSFCGRVLDRDFVRELPDGIDPCGENGEFHTFVFEAPYFSQPIDFHKGETVEKTYHFQNADGEALTSTYFFTDLLPV; this is encoded by the coding sequence ATGTCGGCGGCTCTCATGCATTGGTCGGGAGGGAAAGACTCGGCGCTGGCGTTGTATCATAGTTTACAGGACAAAAGCTGCGACGTTCGTTACCTCCTGACTTCCCTGAACGATTCCTTCCGCCGAATTTCCATGCACGGCGTGCGCGAAGAACTGCTCGACCAACAGGCGCAACGGCTTGGCATCGAACTGCTCAAACTCCGCCTGCCCGAAACCGTATCTATGGAAGAGTACCAAGTGCGTATGGTCGAAATACTTCAGCCGTTGGCCGACGCGGGCATTACTACCTCCATTTTCGGCGATATTTTTCTGGAAGACCTGCGTCTGTACCGCGAAAATCAATTAGCCACGGTTGGAATGCAGGGTTTGTTTCCGCTTTGGAAGCGCCCTTCGCCGGAACTGTTGGAAGAATTTTGGGGATTGGGTTTTCAAACCATTGTCGTCAGCGTAAATGGAAACGTGCTGGATCGCTCCTTTTGCGGTCGGGTATTGGACCGTGATTTTGTCCGCGAATTACCGGACGGTATTGATCCCTGCGGCGAAAACGGCGAATTTCACACCTTTGTTTTCGAGGCTCCGTATTTCTCCCAACCCATTGATTTTCACAAAGGTGAAACCGTTGAGAAAACCTATCATTTCCAAAATGCCGACGGCGAAGCCTTAACCTCTACCTATTTTTTTACGGATCTGCTTCCCGTTTAA
- a CDS encoding DUF6580 family putative transport protein — MKNTLNPRLLTLLCFMLAAALIRILNVAQLSPVSNFTPLGAMALFSGAYFTTRWKAFAFPLITLFISDLLINAVIYQGRYGIIYEGWYWVYGIFALIVFYGKVLLQKINVKNVVLAAVIATLSHWVLSDGSVWLSGGMDLRTGLPLTRDAAGFVQCLTQGVPFMRNFLAGTLAYSALLFGGFEFLKVRFPQLAVAE, encoded by the coding sequence ATGAAAAACACCCTCAATCCCCGTCTGCTGACGTTGCTCTGCTTTATGCTGGCCGCAGCGCTGATTCGTATTCTGAACGTGGCGCAGCTCTCGCCCGTCTCCAATTTTACCCCGCTCGGCGCAATGGCGCTGTTCAGCGGTGCGTATTTTACCACCCGTTGGAAAGCCTTTGCTTTTCCGCTCATCACTCTTTTCATCAGCGATTTGCTCATCAACGCCGTCATTTATCAAGGCCGCTACGGCATCATTTACGAAGGCTGGTATTGGGTATACGGCATTTTTGCGCTGATCGTTTTTTACGGAAAAGTATTATTGCAAAAAATCAACGTCAAAAACGTCGTTTTGGCCGCCGTCATTGCTACGTTATCGCATTGGGTACTGTCAGATGGCAGCGTGTGGCTGAGCGGCGGCATGGATCTGCGCACGGGCCTGCCCCTCACCCGCGATGCGGCCGGATTCGTGCAATGCCTCACACAGGGAGTGCCCTTCATGCGTAATTTTCTGGCGGGTACGCTGGCGTACAGCGCCTTACTGTTTGGCGGCTTTGAATTCCTGAAAGTACGTTTTCCACAATTGGCCGTTGCGGAATAA
- a CDS encoding LuxR C-terminal-related transcriptional regulator, protein MSLIISQKLLALGAQHPAGKPELIQSLAMLTKQEIIVLIHLADDLTAAEIAKAMRIKPKSVANYKDRIADKLYLGGCRALRRFAIQQQEFLHLLKKEMIK, encoded by the coding sequence ATGTCTTTAATTATTTCCCAAAAACTGTTGGCACTTGGGGCCCAACACCCGGCAGGCAAGCCCGAGCTTATCCAATCCTTGGCTATGCTTACCAAACAGGAGATCATTGTCCTGATTCACTTGGCTGACGACCTGACCGCTGCTGAGATTGCCAAAGCTATGCGTATCAAACCCAAAAGTGTAGCCAACTACAAAGACCGCATTGCCGACAAGCTATATCTTGGCGGTTGCCGGGCCTTGCGGCGCTTCGCTATCCAACAGCAGGAATTTTTACACCTGCTCAAAAAGGAAATGATAAAATAA
- a CDS encoding DMT family transporter, whose product MNSPLPKPTFVDYLHLHFLVLIWGFTAILGKLINPQLSRISLTFFRTLLASVGLVVVLWLWKEWKRVPANDRWAMLGVGAIMGMHWLTFFGSAHVSSASVCLAGMSTTSLFTSLLEPLFARRRVRPLEIFLSLLVIAGLYLIFRFEVDQSLGLGLALVSAFLAALFTIANSRFVRRYNALLITFYEMNGATVAMLIGLAGVAFTSGLTAKEVIPQSTDWPWLGILAFVCTVYAYSAGVHLLRKVSPFTLNLTINMEPVYGMVLAYFILNERMTAGFYAGSVVILLAVILYPMLNNRFAK is encoded by the coding sequence ATGAATTCACCGCTGCCCAAACCCACCTTTGTAGATTATCTTCACTTGCATTTTTTAGTGCTTATCTGGGGCTTTACGGCCATTTTGGGGAAACTGATCAACCCGCAACTTTCACGCATCAGCCTCACGTTTTTTCGTACGCTGCTGGCGTCCGTTGGTCTGGTAGTGGTGCTGTGGCTATGGAAAGAATGGAAGCGCGTGCCCGCCAACGACCGTTGGGCCATGCTCGGCGTGGGGGCCATCATGGGGATGCACTGGCTGACGTTCTTTGGCTCGGCGCACGTGTCGAGTGCGTCGGTGTGTTTGGCGGGGATGTCTACTACGTCGCTTTTTACTTCGTTGTTGGAGCCGCTGTTTGCGCGGCGGCGGGTGCGGCCGCTGGAGATTTTTCTGAGCCTGTTGGTGATCGCGGGGCTTTACCTCATTTTTCGGTTTGAGGTAGATCAGTCGTTAGGCTTGGGGCTGGCGTTGGTGTCGGCTTTTTTAGCGGCTCTTTTTACCATTGCCAACAGCCGTTTTGTGCGCCGGTACAATGCCCTTCTGATTACTTTTTACGAAATGAACGGTGCCACCGTGGCCATGTTGATCGGCTTGGCGGGCGTGGCTTTTACGAGCGGGCTAACGGCCAAGGAAGTGATTCCGCAATCGACGGATTGGCCCTGGCTCGGTATTTTGGCTTTTGTGTGTACGGTGTATGCGTATTCGGCGGGCGTACATTTGCTGCGAAAAGTCTCGCCTTTTACGCTCAATCTGACCATCAACATGGAGCCCGTCTACGGTATGGTGCTGGCGTATTTTATCTTAAATGAGCGCATGACGGCGGGATTTTATGCCGGCTCCGTGGTGATACTGCTGGCGGTGATTTTGTATCCGATGCTCAACAATCGTTTTGCCAAGTAA
- a CDS encoding TlpA family protein disulfide reductase translates to MKKTKADLSFCKNPVRRYFVLPAVICFPNTRQDLWASLCCGLFIAFLSPSLYAQTDTLTVRGKVENLSVRLYRQAPEITVARVNILQANREIVRAAPLQPDGSFELKMPLVYPLEECYLTYANVVMPFLGAKGTVKVTLNGDSLTKSDVPLQFEGIHAATNNRHAQFYADFNKWLKANPEKPVKAANAMLFWEKAASERQRKIDFYRAYTKGKDALLDQWVTSSLNEAAKAQLYNYLTQQQQTLPLALSAAAELDTNRFFTFAKADSYRQFTNYALATTPNVPESSLPVSTLARLILQYVPNITPADSLKLVSYTQGETAKMRELKWLSNLFNRKEDTLRMIVAYELFTRKFGAAHSVKELDYLKAAFYAENINNFSLKNLTLWYNHLRPSLQNPYYARSLDELHHIESLDSAVIRTAESKIATATVDDPLEVMPGIWLADTPSYPNETMLWNQLKRKFKGTIVYFLFWTNDEWGRRALAEANALRASMPPNSVEFVYVSEYKTNDDVWREAAIKSRSRGLHLKVDESQNDYLVAEWAITQVPYAVLIDANGKYIRRDAPLPADREGWNKIWTKIFK, encoded by the coding sequence ATGAAGAAAACCAAAGCCGATTTGTCATTTTGTAAGAATCCGGTTCGTCGATATTTCGTCCTCCCCGCTGTCATTTGTTTTCCAAACACCCGCCAAGATCTTTGGGCATCACTTTGCTGCGGCCTGTTCATTGCGTTCCTCTCTCCTTCGTTATACGCCCAAACCGACACGCTGACGGTGCGCGGGAAAGTGGAAAATCTTTCCGTTCGACTGTACCGTCAGGCCCCCGAGATCACGGTGGCGCGGGTAAATATTTTACAGGCCAATCGGGAAATCGTGCGGGCCGCTCCACTCCAACCCGACGGCAGCTTTGAGTTAAAGATGCCGTTGGTCTACCCCTTGGAAGAATGTTATCTGACCTATGCCAACGTAGTAATGCCTTTTTTGGGGGCAAAAGGAACGGTAAAGGTCACGCTCAACGGCGATTCCCTGACGAAGAGCGACGTTCCCCTGCAATTTGAAGGCATTCATGCCGCCACCAACAACCGACACGCCCAATTTTATGCCGACTTTAACAAATGGCTCAAGGCCAATCCCGAAAAGCCCGTCAAAGCCGCCAATGCGATGCTTTTTTGGGAAAAAGCCGCGTCGGAACGCCAACGAAAAATCGACTTTTATCGCGCCTACACGAAGGGCAAAGATGCCCTGCTTGACCAATGGGTGACTTCTTCGCTGAATGAGGCGGCCAAAGCCCAATTGTATAATTACCTGACCCAACAGCAGCAAACTCTGCCGTTGGCATTATCGGCAGCGGCCGAATTGGACACTAATCGGTTTTTTACCTTTGCCAAAGCCGACAGTTACCGGCAATTCACCAATTACGCCCTGGCAACCACGCCCAATGTTCCCGAGTCGTCGTTGCCCGTTAGTACATTGGCCCGTTTGATCTTACAATACGTCCCCAATATTACCCCCGCTGACAGCTTAAAATTAGTGAGTTATACGCAGGGAGAAACGGCTAAAATGCGGGAGTTGAAATGGTTAAGCAACCTTTTTAACCGAAAGGAAGATACCCTCAGAATGATCGTGGCCTACGAATTATTCACGCGTAAATTCGGCGCGGCCCATTCTGTCAAAGAATTGGATTACCTGAAAGCGGCGTTTTATGCAGAAAACATCAACAATTTTTCGTTAAAGAATCTCACGCTTTGGTACAACCACCTGCGGCCTTCCCTCCAAAACCCCTACTATGCCCGCTCATTGGATGAGCTTCACCACATAGAGAGCCTTGATTCGGCGGTGATTCGTACGGCCGAATCGAAAATAGCGACGGCTACGGTCGATGACCCGTTGGAGGTGATGCCGGGCATTTGGCTGGCCGACACCCCTTCGTACCCTAACGAGACCATGCTGTGGAATCAACTCAAACGGAAGTTCAAAGGGACGATCGTGTATTTTCTTTTTTGGACCAACGATGAATGGGGACGCCGCGCCTTGGCCGAAGCCAACGCATTGCGGGCAAGCATGCCGCCCAACAGCGTCGAATTTGTGTACGTATCGGAGTACAAAACCAACGACGATGTCTGGCGCGAAGCCGCAATAAAAAGCAGAAGCAGGGGCTTGCATCTTAAAGTGGACGAATCACAAAACGACTATTTGGTGGCCGAATGGGCCATTACTCAAGTACCTTATGCGGTTTTAATTGACGCCAACGGCAAATACATCCGCCGCGATGCGCCCTTACCCGCCGACCGTGAAGGGTGGAACAAAATTTGGACTAAAATATTTAAGTAG